The following coding sequences lie in one Capsicum annuum cultivar UCD-10X-F1 chromosome 5, UCD10Xv1.1, whole genome shotgun sequence genomic window:
- the LOC107870057 gene encoding putative uncharacterized protein DDB_G0287457 (The sequence of the model RefSeq protein was modified relative to this genomic sequence to represent the inferred CDS: added 45 bases not found in genome assembly), whose amino-acid sequence MTLPRNFFILFTIFIIIIIMSLSSSYSVKFLDNDDDNILSEIHYVHHHNLNNLEREFGYDFQAYPSNYFNTILGHEGNNNNNIPRIIPHVESGEHDHEDNNSIIPHVESEERDREDNNNMEKNHIIPHVESEERDREDNNNMEKKCIIPQVESGERDHEDNNDMDKHRLIPKVDSGERYHEDNKDMDKHRIIPKVESGERYHEDNNDMDKHRIIPQVESGARDHKDNNNMEKKRIIPQVDSGERYHKDNNDMDKNRLIPHVESGERDHEDKNLEIISRFHRFKNLEKDDDDHHEDEEEAKVATISVDSFGAQGDGSIDDTNAFQKAWKEVCSSSNVVNFLVSQNKKYLLKPIKFSGPCKSSITMQVYGTLLASDNTSDYN is encoded by the exons ATGACCCTTCCAagaaatttcttcattctattcaccatttttatcattattattattatgtcacTTTCATCTAGCTATAGTGTTAAATTccttgataatgatgatgataatatattAAGTGAAATTCATTATGTTCATCATCACAATTTGAATAATCTTGAAAGGgaatttggttatgattttcaagCTTATCCTTCAAATTATTTCAACACCATTCTTGGTCATGAaggcaacaacaataataacatacctCGTATAATCCCACACGTGGAGTCTGGAGAGCATGATCACGAAGACAACAACAGTATAATCCCACACGTGGAGTCTGAGGAGCGTGATCGTGAAGACAACAACAACATGGAGAAAAATCATATAATCCCACACGTGGAGTCTGAGGAGCGTGATCGTGAAGACAACAACAACATGGAGAAAAAATGTATAATTCCACAAGTGGAGTCTGGAGAGCGTGATCACGAAGACAACAACGACATGGACAAACATCGTTTAATCCCAAAAGTGGATTCTGGAGAGCGTTATCACGAAGACAACAAGGACATGGACAAACATCGTATAATCCCAAAAGTGGAGTCTGGAGAGCGTTATCACGAAGACAACAACGACATGGACAAACATcgtataatcccacaagtggagtcTGGAGCGCGTGATCACAAAGACAACAACAACATGGAGAAAAAAcgtataatcccacaagtggatTCTGGAGAGCGTTATCACAAAGACAACAATGACATGGACAAAAATCGTTTAATCCCACATGTGGAGTCTGGAGAGCGTGATCACGAAGAcaaaaatcttgaaataattaGTAGATTTCATAGATTCAAGAATTTGgagaaagatgatgatgatcatcatgaagatgaagaagaagctaaGGTTGCAACAATTAGTGTGGATAGCTTTGGAGCTCAAGGTGATGGAAGTATAGATGATACAAAT GCCTTTCAAAAAGCATGGAAAGAAGTTTGTTCATCTTCAAATGTTGTGAACtttttggtgtcccaaaataagaaatatcttctCAAACCAATCAAATTTTCTGGGCCATGCAAATCTTCCATTACAATGCAG